The genome window GCAGCGTATCCTCGCCAACGGGGGAAATGAAGTGATACTCATGCGATTGGCTGCCACCCATCATGCCTGTGGCTGCCTCGACTTGCACAAATGGCACCTCTAGCTGGCTAAAGAACCGTTCGTATGCAGCCGTAACAGTTGCGTAACTTTCAGCAGCAGTTTCGGCGGAGACATCGAAGCTATACATGTCCTTCATGAGGAATTCTTTGGCGCGCATAAGGCCAAAGCGTGACTTTAGCTCATCCCGAAATTTGGGTCCGATTTGATAGAGACGCAGCGGCAGCTGGCGATACGAAATGGGCGCTGTGCTTGCCAGCATTGCAGTAACCGCCTCCTCATGAGTCTAGAAAGGTTTGTAGATGCGataattggtatgttttcCTGAGGATTCATTTACTCACTCACTGGACTCATTAAGAACTGCTTGCCGCTGCGATCACGCAGCATATAGAACTCGGAAATGTCGCCCTCCAAGCGTCCCGTCTTCTTCCACAGTTGAGCAGGTGTTAGGACAGGCAAACTGATCTTTTGACCCCCTGCCGCTTGCATATTACTCTGCACCAATTGGATGCATTTGTCGATGGCACGTTGGGCAATGGGCATGATCTGGTAAGTGCCATTGCTGCCAGGTTTAACTAGACCTAGTTCTGTTAATAACTGCAAAATTAAAGATTAACAAATCTTGCTTTGCACCAGCTGCTTTCGTAATAGGTTTTTGTGTTTACCTTTTGACTGCGCGACAACTGCTCCGTTTGCTTGACCACCGCATTTTTTGGTGTCACCAAAGTGGGCCAAAAAAGACGCGATGCTTTATTCATAGTTTGTGTTCATTTAACttattaaattgcttaaagCGAATAAATTATAACCGGCAAGTAAAATAGTAAATGCAAAACAGCTGTTCAGCCAATGCTACCGATATATGCAAAGAGTAATTTCAAAACAGCTGTTTGAGCCATGTTTATCGAGAAGCACAAGTCCAACTGATTATCGACACTATTTTAGAGTTaccgaaaaataaaacagaacaagCAAATAAGTAGCAgatttttgctatattttaattatttttatatttaattacttaaaatgaaaaaattaaaatataaaataaaaacaacaaagcagcTGTTGCCCGATGATTATCGATATACGGACAACGGAAATGTATCGATTCTCAGCACTATTTTAGAGTGACCGCAGCACATAACAAAAAGTGGTGAATGAACAGCAAAGTTGccgctgtttttgtttgtgtaataaatttgtgaaattaaatagcaaaacaaaatgagcgACAATCACAAAGATTTGTATAAAAGAAGCGTGGATCTGGGTGAGCAGCAAAAGCTGCGTCAATTGCAGCTACTCGACGAACAAAAGTTGCGAAGACAATTGCAGCAAGATGCGGCGCGGCATGTACAAGACTctgatgaagaagaagaggaagggGAGGAAGAAGAGGCACCAACACACAGCAGAGCGCAACGCAGACAGcgcaagaagaagcagcagaacaacaacaatgcagcgAAGCGCGGCCAACAACACTTTAAACTACAACAGTCAGAGTGGCTGCGTCAACGACCCGAGAATCTCAGCGactggttgctgttgccctGTCCCGTTGGCCGTCGTTGCATGGTCATTGCCACCCACGGACGCACCAAGGTGCACAACAAAGCGGGCCGCATAATCATGCAACTGCGCACAATGCTGCCAGGAGACGCGGTCATGCAAAAGTGCAAGACAGTGTTGGACTGTGTTTATGTGCAGGAGACGGACACTTTTTATGTTCTGGATGCCTTGACATTTggtcaacagcagctgcaggatTGTGATGCCAACTTTCGTTTCTTTTGGCTGCGTTCACGCTTCGATGAGCAAGGCGGCGAGTTGGCACGGCGTGGCAAGCGCAATGAGAAACCTTTCAAACTGCTGGATTACTATGACTTTGAGGATGCGAACGTAGTACACGAGATGCTGCAGCGTTATCCGCTGTGGGAAGCTAATCAACCGAAGCTGGATGGTCTGCTCTTCTACCACAAGGAAGCGAGCTACACCTGCGGCAGCACGCCTTTAGTCTGTT of Drosophila nasuta strain 15112-1781.00 chromosome 3, ASM2355853v1, whole genome shotgun sequence contains these proteins:
- the LOC132789550 gene encoding snurportin-1, whose protein sequence is MSDNHKDLYKRSVDLGEQQKLRQLQLLDEQKLRRQLQQDAARHVQDSDEEEEEGEEEEAPTHSRAQRRQRKKKQQNNNNAAKRGQQHFKLQQSEWLRQRPENLSDWLLLPCPVGRRCMVIATHGRTKVHNKAGRIIMQLRTMLPGDAVMQKCKTVLDCVYVQETDTFYVLDALTFGQQQLQDCDANFRFFWLRSRFDEQGGELARRGKRNEKPFKLLDYYDFEDANVVHEMLQRYPLWEANQPKLDGLLFYHKEASYTCGSTPLVCWLFAFMLPDVLQLPVNSSYVAPKDYQPSAALAYMDAFDQQLLQQRQQQKHRGKAAKEEAANVSTAAAMEQEQEQHDELDEYAELRSLLEHQRRLELGELDMDCTPPSSAPAAATTSAASTAVGSSC